In a single window of the Pseudomonas oryzihabitans genome:
- the flgJ gene encoding flagellar assembly peptidoglycan hydrolase FlgJ has protein sequence MESRLGGNYGNVKDSGAFTDLNRLAQMKGKDRDSAENVKKVAGEFESLFLNQMLKSMRSANQALADKDSPFSSETTKQYQDMYDQQLAVSLSRDGGGIGLANVLERQLSKTAQPSTRPNPFAQVGQAAPTDGQLAAGRNAKLNDVASHGLKPTNAVASGRDDSSALNSRRLALPGRLAERTAANISGAAEQGAALKQSFQEVAAAQSAWRQQATQPGSKPAAATEAVASVDSTAATGKTRFRTRQEFVDTMMPMAEAAAKRLGVDPKYLVAQAALETGWGKHMVKQADGSNSNNLFGIKSHGWDGGSAPAVTQEFVNGKAVTETAKFRTYDSFADSFHDYVNFLQSNDRYDKALSTNGNSERFMQGLQQAGYATDPQYARKVIQIARNMNTYQTVASLGTSPSRG, from the coding sequence ATGGAATCTCGTCTGGGTGGCAACTACGGCAACGTCAAGGATTCGGGGGCCTTCACCGACCTGAATCGGTTGGCCCAGATGAAGGGGAAGGATCGCGACAGCGCGGAAAACGTCAAGAAAGTCGCGGGCGAATTCGAGTCGCTGTTCCTGAACCAGATGCTCAAGTCCATGCGCAGCGCCAACCAGGCGCTGGCGGACAAGGACAGCCCCTTTTCCAGCGAGACCACCAAGCAGTACCAGGACATGTACGACCAGCAGTTGGCCGTCTCCCTGTCCCGGGATGGCGGCGGTATCGGCCTGGCCAATGTCCTGGAGCGTCAGCTGAGCAAGACCGCCCAGCCGTCGACCCGCCCCAATCCCTTCGCTCAGGTTGGCCAGGCTGCGCCCACCGACGGCCAGCTGGCCGCTGGCCGCAACGCCAAGCTCAACGACGTGGCGAGCCACGGCCTCAAGCCGACCAATGCGGTAGCGTCCGGGCGTGACGATTCCAGCGCGCTCAATTCGCGCCGGCTTGCCTTGCCCGGGCGACTGGCCGAGCGTACCGCCGCCAACATTTCCGGCGCGGCTGAGCAGGGCGCTGCCCTCAAGCAGAGCTTCCAGGAAGTCGCGGCCGCCCAGAGCGCCTGGCGCCAGCAGGCCACGCAACCCGGCAGTAAGCCGGCGGCCGCAACTGAGGCCGTCGCCAGCGTGGACAGCACCGCCGCTACCGGCAAGACCCGTTTCCGTACCCGCCAGGAATTCGTCGACACCATGATGCCCATGGCCGAGGCCGCGGCAAAGCGCCTGGGCGTGGATCCCAAGTACCTGGTCGCCCAGGCGGCGCTGGAAACCGGCTGGGGCAAGCACATGGTCAAGCAGGCCGATGGCAGCAACAGCAACAACCTGTTCGGCATCAAGTCCCACGGCTGGGATGGCGGCAGCGCCCCCGCGGTGACCCAGGAGTTCGTCAACGGCAAGGCGGTGACCGAGACCGCGAAGTTTCGCACCTACGATTCGTTCGCCGACAGCTTCCACGACTACGTGAACTTCCTGCAGAGCAATGATCGCTACGACAAGGCGCTGTCCACCAACGGCAATTCCGAGCGCTTCATGCAGGGGTTGCAGCAGGCCGGTTATGCCACCGATCCGCAATACGCACGCAAGGTGATCCAGATCGCCCGCAACATGAACACCTATCAGACGGTTGCCTCCCTGGGCACCAGTCCGTCCCGCGGTTGA
- a CDS encoding flagellar basal body P-ring protein FlgI, which produces MFKSLIAAAALALVMPLAQADRLKDIASIQGVRTNQLIGYGLVVGLPGTGDQTTQTPFTVQTFNNMLAQFGIKVPPGTTAQLKNVAAVSIHADLPAFSKPGQTIDITVSSIGNSKSLRGGSLLLSPLKGIDGQIYAIAQGNLVVGGFDAEGRDGSKITVNVPSSGRIPNGATVERPVPSGFDQGNSITLDLNRSDFTTAKRIVDKINETLGAGVASAVDAGSIRVTAPVDPSQRVDYISILENMEVDPGQAVAKVIVNSRTGTIVIGQNVKVSPAAVTQGSLTVTISEDPQVSQPNPLSGGQTVVTPQSTVKAKQEAKPMFKFGPGTTLDEIVRAVNQVGAAPSDLVAILEALKQAGALQADLIVI; this is translated from the coding sequence ATGTTCAAGAGCCTCATCGCCGCTGCCGCCCTGGCCCTGGTCATGCCGCTGGCCCAGGCGGATCGCCTGAAGGACATCGCCAGCATCCAGGGCGTGCGGACCAACCAGCTGATCGGCTACGGCCTGGTAGTGGGGCTGCCCGGTACCGGTGACCAGACCACCCAGACGCCCTTCACCGTGCAGACCTTCAACAACATGCTGGCGCAGTTCGGCATCAAGGTGCCGCCGGGCACCACCGCGCAGCTGAAGAACGTCGCGGCGGTATCCATCCACGCCGATCTGCCGGCCTTTTCCAAGCCCGGCCAGACCATCGACATCACGGTGTCTTCCATCGGCAACTCCAAGAGCCTGAGAGGCGGCAGCCTGCTGCTCTCGCCGCTCAAGGGTATCGATGGCCAGATCTACGCCATCGCCCAGGGCAACCTGGTGGTCGGGGGTTTTGACGCCGAAGGCCGCGACGGTTCGAAGATCACCGTCAACGTTCCGTCGTCCGGGCGCATTCCCAATGGGGCCACTGTCGAGCGACCAGTGCCGAGTGGCTTCGACCAGGGCAACAGCATCACGCTGGACCTGAATCGCAGCGACTTCACCACCGCCAAACGCATCGTCGACAAGATCAACGAGACACTTGGCGCGGGTGTTGCATCAGCTGTCGATGCCGGATCGATTCGCGTCACGGCGCCGGTGGATCCCAGCCAGCGCGTCGACTACATCTCGATCCTGGAGAACATGGAGGTGGATCCGGGGCAGGCGGTGGCCAAGGTCATCGTCAATTCCCGCACCGGGACCATCGTCATCGGCCAGAACGTCAAGGTCTCGCCAGCGGCGGTGACCCAGGGCAGCTTGACCGTGACCATCAGCGAGGACCCGCAGGTAAGCCAGCCCAATCCCTTGTCGGGTGGGCAGACGGTGGTGACGCCCCAGTCGACCGTCAAGGCCAAGCAAGAGGCCAAGCCGATGTTCAAGTTCGGTCCGGGCACCACGTTGGACGAAATCGTGAGAGCGGTGAATCAGGTGGGCGCGGCGCCCAGCGACCTGGTGGCCATTCTCGAAGCGTTGAAACAGGCCGGCGCCTTGCAGGCCGATCTGATCGTAATTTAA
- the flgK gene encoding flagellar hook-associated protein FlgK, with product MADLLSIGLSGLRSTQNALTTTGHNIANVNTPGYSRQEAIQQTNIAQFNGSGYVGSGSQTVDVRRLASDFLTSQVRTANSQNSELQAFKSQISQLDGLLSDNTTGITPAMQKFFATLQTASQDPSSVPAREAVLAQAQGLSKSFNTLYDQIDKQNSQINDQLSALTGQINSLAKSVGSLNDAIARSKAAGAAPNDLIDSRDQAIKQLSGMVGLQVISQDDGSLNLFVGTGQPLVVGSNVSTLAAQPGNDDPSRYQVTLTAGSTSQIITSQVRGGEMGGLLSYRDTALDHAFNSLGQLALTLTDTLNKQLGQGLDLAGNAGSALFSDVNGGQSTGLRVMGRSTNFGSATATLNITDTAKLNPSDYRLDFDGTNFKALRISDSTSISVTRSGTDPVTLTFADAKGTDQGFKVQFTASELNKAQAGDVFSLQPTRRGAAQMSVDLSQSSQLGFAGTAKAASTTNNRGTGAITQPDLKNAPSPVSTADLGRLFGNGGIKLNFSAAAGNLTGTLPTGASLSYVSPSTTGLTSGQTNTLRLQYTDPNTNNSYSYDFNVSGVPQDGDSFTLGANSGAVSDNRNALNLVALQTKTTMGGYGTTGTTYNNAYGGLVERVGTLTAQVRVDSAASETVLKQSEDNRDSLSAVNLDEEAAKLVQFQQYYGASAQVIKIAQSLFDTLIGAFR from the coding sequence ATGGCTGATCTACTTTCCATTGGTCTGTCGGGCCTGAGATCCACGCAGAATGCTCTGACCACTACCGGCCACAACATCGCCAACGTCAACACGCCTGGCTATTCGCGGCAGGAGGCCATTCAGCAGACCAATATCGCCCAGTTCAACGGCTCGGGTTATGTGGGCTCCGGCTCCCAGACGGTGGACGTACGTCGTCTCGCCAGCGATTTCCTCACCAGTCAGGTGCGCACGGCCAACAGCCAGAACAGTGAGCTGCAGGCTTTCAAGAGCCAGATCTCCCAGCTCGACGGCCTGCTGTCCGACAACACGACCGGTATCACGCCGGCCATGCAGAAGTTCTTCGCCACCCTGCAGACCGCCTCCCAGGATCCGTCCTCGGTCCCGGCGCGGGAGGCCGTGCTCGCCCAGGCGCAGGGCCTGAGCAAATCCTTCAATACCCTGTACGACCAGATCGACAAGCAGAATAGCCAGATCAACGATCAGCTGTCGGCACTCACCGGCCAGATCAATTCCCTGGCAAAGAGCGTCGGCAGCCTGAACGATGCCATTGCCCGCTCCAAGGCGGCGGGCGCGGCGCCCAACGATCTGATCGATTCTCGCGACCAGGCCATCAAGCAGCTGTCCGGCATGGTCGGTCTGCAGGTGATCAGTCAGGACGATGGCTCGCTGAATCTCTTCGTGGGGACCGGTCAGCCACTGGTGGTCGGCAGCAACGTCTCGACCCTGGCCGCACAGCCGGGCAACGACGATCCGTCGCGCTATCAGGTCACCCTGACGGCGGGCAGTACCTCGCAGATCATCACTTCGCAGGTCAGGGGCGGTGAGATGGGGGGCCTGCTGTCCTACCGGGACACGGCGCTGGACCATGCCTTCAACAGCCTGGGTCAATTGGCGCTGACTCTGACCGATACCCTGAACAAGCAGCTGGGGCAGGGTCTGGACCTGGCCGGCAATGCCGGTTCGGCGCTGTTCAGCGACGTCAACGGTGGACAGAGCACCGGCCTGCGGGTCATGGGGCGGTCGACCAACTTCGGCTCGGCTACCGCAACACTCAACATCACCGATACCGCCAAGCTCAATCCAAGCGACTACCGGCTGGATTTCGACGGCACCAATTTCAAGGCGCTGCGCATCAGCGACAGCACCAGCATTTCCGTAACCCGGAGCGGGACCGATCCGGTCACCCTGACCTTCGCCGATGCCAAGGGCACCGATCAGGGCTTCAAGGTGCAGTTCACCGCGTCCGAGTTGAACAAGGCCCAGGCGGGCGACGTCTTCAGCCTCCAACCCACTCGCCGCGGCGCGGCGCAGATGAGCGTGGATCTGAGCCAATCCAGCCAGCTGGGCTTCGCCGGAACCGCCAAGGCCGCCAGCACCACCAACAACCGCGGTACGGGGGCCATTACCCAGCCCGATCTCAAGAATGCGCCTTCGCCGGTCAGTACCGCTGACCTGGGACGGCTGTTTGGTAATGGCGGCATCAAGCTGAATTTCAGTGCTGCCGCCGGCAACCTGACCGGGACCCTGCCTACCGGTGCGAGCCTGAGTTACGTCTCGCCGTCCACTACCGGCCTGACCTCGGGCCAGACCAATACGCTACGGCTGCAATACACCGACCCGAACACGAACAACAGCTACAGCTACGACTTCAACGTCAGCGGCGTCCCGCAGGATGGTGACAGCTTCACCCTGGGCGCCAACAGTGGCGCTGTCTCGGACAACCGCAATGCCCTGAACCTGGTGGCCTTGCAGACCAAGACCACCATGGGCGGCTATGGCACCACCGGTACCACCTACAACAATGCCTACGGCGGCCTGGTGGAGCGGGTCGGTACCCTGACTGCCCAGGTGCGGGTGGATTCGGCCGCCAGCGAGACCGTGCTCAAGCAGTCGGAAGACAATCGCGATTCCCTGTCCGCGGTGAACCTGGATGAAGAGGCGGCCAAGCTCGTCCAGTTCCAGCAGTACTACGGCGCCTCGGCGCAGGTCATCAAGATCGCCCAGTCGCTGTTCGACACCCTGATCGGCGCCTTCAGATAA